Proteins found in one Falsirhodobacter algicola genomic segment:
- the dnaJ gene encoding molecular chaperone DnaJ: MAKRDYYDVLGVARGASAEELKKAYRTKAKELHPDRNADNPTAEAQFKDVNEAYDVLKDPEKKAAYDRFGHAAFEGGMGGGGGQRGGYGQQGDFGSAFSDVFEDLFGDFMGRGQARSRVQRGSDLRYNLRISLEEAFAGSQKTINVPSSTACDACHGTGAEGGAEPVTCPTCAGMGKVRAQQGFFTVERTCPTCNGLGQIIKNPCKVCQGVGRVEKDRSLSVNIPKGVETGTRIRLAGEGEAGLRGGPSGDLYIFIEVGEHPIFQRDGVNLYCRVPVSIASAALGGEVEVPTIDGGMSRVKVPAGSQTGKQMRLRGKGMPSLRGAGLGDMMIELAVETPVNLTARQKEILREFDTLSTDNNPEGQSFFSKVKSFWDGMKS, encoded by the coding sequence ATGGCAAAACGTGATTATTACGATGTCCTCGGCGTGGCACGCGGGGCGTCGGCGGAGGAGCTGAAGAAGGCCTATCGCACCAAGGCGAAAGAGCTTCACCCCGACCGCAACGCCGATAACCCGACCGCCGAGGCCCAGTTCAAGGACGTGAACGAAGCCTATGACGTCCTGAAGGATCCCGAGAAGAAGGCGGCCTATGACCGCTTCGGCCATGCGGCCTTCGAAGGCGGCATGGGCGGCGGCGGCGGTCAGCGCGGCGGCTATGGCCAGCAGGGCGATTTCGGCAGCGCCTTCTCGGACGTGTTCGAGGATCTGTTCGGCGATTTCATGGGCCGGGGTCAGGCGCGCAGCCGTGTGCAGCGCGGCTCGGACCTGCGCTACAACCTGCGCATCTCTCTTGAAGAGGCGTTCGCGGGATCGCAGAAGACGATCAACGTGCCCAGTTCCACCGCCTGCGACGCCTGCCACGGCACCGGGGCGGAGGGCGGCGCAGAGCCCGTCACCTGCCCCACCTGCGCCGGGATGGGCAAGGTGCGGGCGCAGCAGGGCTTCTTCACCGTGGAGCGGACCTGCCCGACCTGCAACGGCCTTGGCCAGATCATCAAGAACCCCTGCAAGGTCTGCCAAGGCGTCGGCCGGGTCGAAAAGGACCGCTCGCTGTCGGTCAACATCCCCAAAGGGGTGGAGACGGGCACCCGTATCCGCCTTGCCGGAGAGGGCGAAGCCGGGCTGCGCGGCGGGCCGTCGGGCGATCTCTACATCTTCATCGAGGTGGGGGAGCATCCGATCTTCCAGCGCGACGGCGTGAACCTCTATTGCCGGGTGCCGGTATCCATCGCTTCGGCCGCGCTCGGCGGCGAGGTGGAGGTGCCGACCATCGATGGCGGGATGAGCCGCGTGAAGGTGCCTGCAGGCAGCCAGACGGGCAAGCAGATGCGTCTGCGCGGCAAGGGGATGCCATCGCTGCGCGGTGCGGGCCTTGGCGACATGATGATCGAACTGGCGGTGGAAACTCCGGTCAACCTCACCGCCCGCCAAAAGGAGATCCTGCGCGAGTTCGACACGCTCTCCACCGACAACAACCCCGAGGGTCAGAGCTTCTTCTCCAAGGTGAAGAGTTTCTGGGACGGGATGAAAAGCTGA